A part of Methanomassiliicoccales archaeon genomic DNA contains:
- a CDS encoding ABC transporter ATP-binding protein, translating to MLLSADKVYFSYGQDRVLNGICLTAQCSEILGIVGPNGSGKTTFLKCINKILTPSQGNILLEGDLISSMPRIEVAKRIGYVPQNSNGNGGQITVFEVVLMGRRPHINWSIGQSDENKVWAVLRSMNMEHLASRRFDELSSGQRQKVLISRALAQEAKVILLDEPTSNLDIRHQLEVMEMLRSLVREKSLVAIAVVHDLDLALKYCDKVVMMKDGVVFASGNKNDVLTPENIETVYGVKVAIDNSYGRPHIVVL from the coding sequence GTGTTGCTTAGCGCAGATAAGGTGTATTTCTCATATGGTCAAGACCGAGTGTTGAACGGTATCTGCCTTACAGCACAATGTTCGGAGATCCTAGGAATAGTCGGTCCGAACGGTTCAGGTAAAACCACCTTTTTAAAGTGTATCAACAAGATATTGACACCCAGCCAAGGAAACATCTTGCTTGAAGGGGATTTGATATCATCGATGCCCCGCATAGAGGTGGCCAAGCGCATCGGTTACGTTCCACAGAATTCTAACGGAAATGGTGGTCAGATCACCGTGTTCGAGGTAGTATTGATGGGCCGCAGACCTCACATTAACTGGTCCATCGGACAATCTGATGAGAACAAGGTATGGGCCGTACTCCGCTCGATGAATATGGAGCACTTGGCCTCTCGACGCTTTGACGAACTTAGTAGCGGACAGCGGCAGAAGGTGCTGATCTCGAGAGCTCTGGCCCAGGAAGCAAAGGTGATATTGCTCGACGAACCGACCAGTAACCTGGACATCAGACATCAGCTGGAGGTCATGGAGATGCTCCGTTCTCTTGTGCGCGAAAAGTCGTTGGTGGCCATTGCCGTCGTCCATGACCTGGACCTGGCTTTGAAATATTGTGATAAGGTGGTGATGATGAAGGATGGGGTCGTCTTCGCCTCGGGTAATAAAAATGATGTTCTCACACCCGAGAACATCGAGACCGTATATGGTGTCAAGGTAGCTATAGATAATTCCTATGGCAGACCACACATTGTTGTTCTTTGA
- a CDS encoding type I restriction enzyme HsdR N-terminal domain-containing protein yields MGKIFDTFGTLTYANEAEVSQNFIIPLLTELLGYSREDIKPEKEYPVFKINYGRRSFSSDKLPKSQKPDYVVCNGTTDKPKFVVESKGPEEKLDNHLKQMTSYAIGVGVNFIVMTNGKSLMVNDVNEPIFFAETMEDLDIKSEILIHILSKDIQTTKKHAEIIQTINLKESLGMMYAGDDASFLKLQLSDFLSYLKKINEDLFDWQVPFEMESGIGQNIEQYPPEKMLQFRRKGLEGGIKDNTEKISLLDLINKDYGKIRIIIGPSGIGKSTTLRYLAYQKSTECLRGQSPLIPVYIQLRRYGLNLNIRSLIKNSLEKYGMTPSDARFSEMLNKNMFLFLFDGFDEIEEKYVIDAIHEIEAISEVGNSRFIISSRDSRPPFLHNASTFIIEPLDDEVVLEISGLYFGAEKYSFYNEMARCGIGKDAHNTLILTFLALIFKEDKYLPSSRRKTIQRIIELMKLWEKGKDSRASNTIEWDIRKRILAELAYEIIDGEKGVTLSSSEIDKVLIPLIKELKDGCSIPADVDKRGILEDLSLIGLVNYENNSISFCHRIFLDYFASEAFANKYSSKLTILSTKISKIYWTPIIELAAGSIEDGGTYVIDIEKSHLFLAGRCAVEVNNIDDEICHRISLSLARKCSSLVTITRFRAMNILRRLQSTYSEEIFYKLFMDCEYTDVKMMALKQLNIIGSTRGQELLSQNIDLSGNGRLFFDQTIPGNIALSIAHNKEGDYLKIIEIWKREPDLFTSQNCKDAILIVLRSGHMTDGLKKALLEFYLEKGDIEKTSKDGGLATVLIEIGDASIVPSLVESLKDMQEDKTYGMYTNEILASFKDDKVVDYLIGQVTEKKSDKNIIVECAKALSQSKGRVPKDVFIKLLDSKEQLVRAYALDGLQRFPAPTIKEYLVGHIDDVWWAQREAIKVLAEKGMLLELTKQRDFLGNISQPAFEILLEKIEDSKAIEMLPVLNDLLNYCQQDRSIVRVSKTFCIIGEVTKAKSILNELITNKGTHMEMYALSDIVEIAPIFDQEYAIEMVKFTLASTIQDERYRLFLEHQCIESLEKIGGESSLVILKEIALKNVVSNGGIVTERALRAMNALISKKDEEWYSNFIESYPQLNDSAFRRAIEGLGLIGSKASITKIQEIAAKNKSNQLTIDFCYSAMENVYILNGEYIEISDEELFGRLV; encoded by the coding sequence ATGGGTAAAATCTTTGATACTTTTGGCACGCTGACTTACGCCAATGAAGCGGAAGTGAGTCAGAACTTCATCATTCCCCTCTTAACAGAATTGTTGGGATACTCTCGAGAAGATATTAAACCTGAGAAAGAATACCCAGTCTTTAAAATTAATTATGGTCGCAGAAGTTTTTCTTCTGATAAGTTGCCTAAAAGTCAAAAGCCTGATTATGTTGTATGTAATGGGACGACCGATAAACCGAAATTTGTTGTTGAAAGCAAAGGTCCTGAAGAAAAGTTAGACAATCATCTAAAACAAATGACATCTTATGCCATCGGCGTCGGCGTAAATTTTATTGTCATGACTAACGGGAAAAGTCTGATGGTCAATGATGTCAACGAACCAATCTTTTTTGCTGAAACAATGGAGGATTTAGATATTAAATCTGAAATTTTAATACACATTTTGAGTAAAGATATTCAAACGACAAAAAAGCATGCGGAAATAATCCAAACAATTAATCTCAAAGAATCACTGGGAATGATGTATGCTGGAGATGATGCTTCCTTTTTAAAACTACAATTATCAGATTTTTTATCGTATCTTAAAAAGATAAACGAAGACTTATTTGATTGGCAAGTCCCTTTTGAAATGGAATCAGGAATTGGTCAGAATATTGAGCAGTACCCACCAGAAAAAATGTTACAATTCCGAAGGAAAGGTCTGGAAGGGGGTATCAAAGATAATACTGAAAAGATAAGTCTATTGGACCTTATCAACAAGGATTATGGAAAAATTAGAATCATAATTGGACCATCTGGTATTGGTAAATCAACAACCCTAAGATATTTAGCCTATCAAAAATCAACAGAATGTCTTCGCGGCCAGTCACCATTAATTCCCGTATATATTCAGCTCAGGCGATATGGATTAAATCTTAACATAAGGTCATTAATAAAAAATTCATTAGAAAAATATGGGATGACGCCATCGGATGCTAGATTTTCCGAGATGCTGAATAAAAATATGTTCCTTTTCTTGTTTGATGGATTCGATGAGATAGAAGAAAAGTATGTTATAGACGCAATTCACGAAATCGAAGCTATTTCGGAAGTGGGCAACAGCCGTTTTATAATATCTTCACGAGATTCTAGGCCACCCTTCCTACACAATGCATCGACATTTATCATAGAACCTCTTGACGATGAGGTGGTTCTAGAGATTTCGGGTCTATATTTTGGAGCTGAAAAATATTCATTCTATAATGAGATGGCGAGATGTGGAATTGGTAAAGATGCGCATAACACATTAATACTTACATTCTTGGCTTTAATCTTTAAAGAAGATAAATATCTCCCATCATCCCGAAGAAAGACGATTCAGAGAATTATTGAACTCATGAAATTGTGGGAAAAAGGCAAAGATAGCAGAGCATCGAACACAATTGAATGGGATATTAGAAAAAGGATTCTAGCTGAACTTGCCTATGAAATAATTGATGGGGAGAAAGGAGTAACTCTATCCAGTTCAGAAATCGATAAGGTGTTAATTCCATTAATCAAGGAGTTAAAGGATGGGTGTTCGATTCCTGCTGATGTTGATAAGAGGGGTATTCTTGAAGACCTTTCCCTAATCGGTTTGGTCAATTACGAAAACAATTCCATTTCATTTTGTCATAGAATTTTCTTAGATTATTTTGCCAGTGAAGCATTTGCAAATAAGTATTCATCAAAATTGACAATTTTATCAACGAAAATCAGCAAGATTTATTGGACTCCAATCATTGAATTGGCTGCTGGGAGTATAGAGGACGGGGGTACTTATGTTATCGATATTGAGAAGAGCCACCTATTTTTAGCTGGGCGTTGTGCCGTTGAGGTGAATAATATCGATGATGAAATTTGTCACCGTATTTCATTATCATTGGCTAGGAAATGTTCATCTCTTGTCACAATAACTAGATTCAGAGCAATGAACATCCTTCGTAGACTTCAATCAACTTATTCCGAAGAAATATTTTACAAGTTATTCATGGATTGTGAATATACCGATGTAAAAATGATGGCGTTGAAACAACTGAATATCATCGGCTCGACTCGTGGTCAGGAATTACTAAGTCAGAATATCGATTTGAGTGGCAATGGGAGGTTATTCTTCGACCAAACTATTCCAGGTAATATTGCTCTTTCTATAGCCCACAATAAGGAAGGGGACTATCTGAAAATTATCGAAATTTGGAAAAGAGAACCTGACTTGTTTACTAGTCAAAATTGTAAAGATGCAATCCTAATAGTCCTACGGTCGGGCCATATGACAGATGGATTAAAAAAAGCTCTATTGGAATTTTATCTTGAAAAAGGAGATATTGAGAAAACCAGTAAAGATGGCGGTTTAGCTACAGTTCTAATCGAAATCGGAGATGCAAGCATTGTACCGTCCTTGGTTGAGAGCTTGAAGGATATGCAGGAAGACAAAACTTATGGAATGTATACAAATGAAATATTGGCTAGTTTTAAGGATGATAAAGTTGTGGATTACCTGATTGGACAGGTTACCGAAAAGAAAAGTGACAAGAACATCATTGTAGAATGCGCGAAAGCACTTTCTCAGTCAAAGGGGAGGGTTCCAAAAGATGTGTTCATCAAGTTGCTTGATAGTAAAGAACAACTTGTGAGGGCTTATGCATTGGATGGGTTACAAAGATTTCCAGCTCCGACCATAAAAGAATACCTTGTTGGACATATTGACGATGTTTGGTGGGCTCAACGGGAAGCAATTAAAGTATTGGCGGAAAAAGGAATGTTACTAGAACTTACGAAACAACGAGACTTCCTAGGAAATATATCTCAACCTGCCTTCGAAATCCTCCTAGAAAAAATTGAGGATAGTAAGGCTATCGAAATGTTACCCGTTCTCAATGATTTATTAAACTACTGTCAACAAGATAGAAGCATTGTGAGGGTTTCAAAGACATTTTGCATCATTGGCGAAGTTACAAAGGCAAAATCAATTCTCAATGAATTGATAACAAATAAAGGTACACACATGGAAATGTATGCTTTATCAGATATAGTTGAAATTGCCCCAATATTTGACCAAGAATATGCAATTGAAATGGTAAAATTCACTCTAGCTTCAACCATTCAAGATGAACGATATAGATTATTTTTGGAGCATCAGTGTATCGAGTCCTTAGAAAAAATTGGTGGGGAGTCCTCTCTTGTAATCTTAAAAGAGATTGCTTTGAAAAATGTAGTAAGTAATGGTGGTATCGTTACCGAACGAGCTCTTAGGGCTATGAACGCGCTTATATCGAAAAAGGATGAAGAATGGTATTCGAATTTCATAGAATCTTATCCGCAGCTTAATGACAGTGCATTTCGCCGTGCTATTGAGGGATTAGGATTAATCGGGTCAAAGGCCAGTATAACAAAGATTCAAGAAATCGCGGCAAAAAATAAATCAAATCAATTAACTATTGATTTTTGCTACTCAGCGATGGAAAATGTTTACATCTTGAATGGAGAATATATTGAAATATCCGATGAAGAATTATTTGGCCGGTTGGTTTAA
- a CDS encoding iron ABC transporter permease: MIFMGGCFVLMLLLMGVSLSIGSAGISVFEAYAAIFDRFLPDLFDVSWLANTVVWQLRLPRTLMAVAAGAILAIAGCSTQGILHNPLATPYTLGVSASAGFGAAIGIILGHGLFEGSLLVIGNAFLFSLIPAFVILLASRRIGMSPETMILCGVAMAYIFSASNTLLQFFAEADAMKSTVFWMVGDLARSAWWQLPYVFATLTIFILIVLFFAKDISIIKMGDDSAKGLGVEVERVRTIIIMAACLSTAVIVSFTGAIGFICLLAPHIARLVIGSEERYLLPASALGGSCLMLFADIIARTAAAPVMLPVGAITALLGGPLLIYLLLRQRGYHL, translated from the coding sequence ATGATATTCATGGGTGGTTGCTTTGTTCTTATGCTCTTATTGATGGGCGTATCATTGTCCATTGGTTCAGCTGGCATATCTGTGTTCGAAGCTTATGCAGCAATCTTTGACAGGTTTCTACCCGACCTATTTGATGTCAGTTGGCTGGCCAATACTGTTGTCTGGCAGTTAAGATTGCCACGAACTTTGATGGCAGTTGCTGCCGGAGCAATCCTGGCAATAGCTGGATGCTCAACCCAGGGAATACTGCACAACCCATTGGCCACACCCTATACCCTTGGCGTTTCGGCAAGCGCTGGTTTCGGTGCCGCCATCGGTATCATATTGGGGCACGGGCTGTTCGAGGGCAGTCTATTGGTCATAGGCAATGCCTTTCTCTTTTCACTTATACCAGCTTTTGTAATATTGCTCGCCTCTAGGCGGATCGGTATGTCCCCAGAGACGATGATATTGTGTGGTGTGGCCATGGCGTATATCTTCAGTGCATCTAACACCTTGTTGCAGTTCTTTGCAGAGGCTGATGCAATGAAATCAACGGTCTTTTGGATGGTCGGCGATCTTGCCCGTTCCGCATGGTGGCAACTTCCTTATGTCTTTGCCACTCTCACAATATTCATACTGATCGTTCTGTTCTTCGCCAAAGATATATCAATAATCAAGATGGGCGACGACTCGGCCAAGGGTCTGGGAGTCGAAGTCGAAAGAGTCCGGACGATTATAATAATGGCGGCCTGTCTTTCGACCGCTGTAATCGTATCATTTACCGGGGCGATAGGGTTCATATGCCTTCTTGCCCCTCACATTGCACGGCTTGTCATAGGCTCAGAGGAGAGGTATCTGCTTCCCGCATCGGCTCTAGGTGGTTCATGCTTGATGCTCTTCGCTGACATTATCGCAAGGACAGCTGCGGCCCCGGTAATGCTGCCGGTAGGTGCTATCACCGCACTCCTCGGAGGCCCGCTCTTGATATATTTACTGTTGAGGCAGAGAGGGTATCATTTATGA
- a CDS encoding ABC transporter substrate-binding protein encodes MKNKMITISIVCIVIVAGLAAAVYLSSRPSEEEEKGPARFVLEVYGNADLDEDIDEEDLDYVRSIISGELNTTEYADANNDGEINIADVAQIEDIIAHEQSILWIKDGNGNKVKVDYPIQKIGVEYLSNAELVRILGVQNLVAGLDFAPYKLKWFYFPEDNGAIVNMNNMFNPDYEFLTEQDFDLILTFSNAVTEKQEKLPNTNIIFLGLYWPNVIIPEDSRFLAGVMKAGYIFGKEDRAADYVDWLLGLRDMIYARTSNLTAEERPSVLMTSYNKYFRDGTTTNCATYTMIDPLSQMCILAGGDPIAKDLPDWSGANNVYSTTVDIEWVMTKNPEFIFTHTVRYTYGGAIMTPAYGYDMNDSAEMASAVSAMLSRPLLQNTDAYVSSNLYIIAGDFRNNAAGGILGAVYLAKILHPDLFSDLDPESIHQEYVTSWMGLSYDLSTHGVFIYPATD; translated from the coding sequence ATGAAGAACAAGATGATTACAATAAGCATAGTCTGCATAGTAATCGTGGCCGGATTAGCAGCTGCGGTGTACTTGTCCTCGAGACCAAGTGAAGAGGAGGAAAAAGGACCAGCAAGGTTTGTCTTAGAGGTCTATGGGAATGCAGATTTGGATGAGGATATAGACGAGGAAGACCTGGATTATGTCAGGTCTATAATTTCCGGTGAGCTGAACACAACAGAATATGCGGATGCCAACAACGATGGCGAGATCAATATCGCCGATGTTGCCCAGATCGAGGATATAATTGCCCATGAGCAATCGATCCTGTGGATTAAAGATGGCAACGGCAACAAGGTCAAGGTCGATTATCCGATACAAAAGATCGGCGTGGAGTATCTGAGCAATGCCGAACTGGTACGAATACTCGGGGTGCAGAACCTTGTTGCCGGCCTGGACTTTGCTCCTTACAAGCTTAAATGGTTTTACTTCCCAGAGGACAATGGTGCCATTGTCAACATGAATAATATGTTCAATCCGGATTATGAATTCCTAACTGAGCAGGATTTCGATCTCATCCTTACCTTCTCGAACGCTGTCACGGAAAAGCAGGAGAAATTACCGAACACCAACATTATCTTCCTAGGTCTGTATTGGCCCAATGTCATCATTCCCGAGGATTCCAGGTTCTTGGCAGGGGTCATGAAGGCAGGATACATCTTTGGAAAGGAAGATAGGGCCGCTGATTATGTGGATTGGCTGCTTGGGCTGCGTGATATGATCTATGCGAGAACCAGCAACCTGACGGCCGAAGAGCGTCCTTCAGTGCTCATGACCTCATACAATAAATATTTTAGAGATGGGACGACGACCAATTGTGCAACTTATACGATGATCGATCCCCTCTCCCAGATGTGCATCTTGGCCGGGGGAGACCCGATCGCAAAGGACCTACCGGACTGGTCAGGTGCCAATAACGTATACTCCACAACTGTAGATATCGAATGGGTCATGACGAAGAATCCAGAGTTCATTTTTACCCACACTGTCAGATACACATATGGAGGTGCGATCATGACACCGGCTTATGGTTATGACATGAACGACAGTGCAGAGATGGCCTCTGCCGTCTCGGCCATGCTGAGCCGCCCCCTTTTACAGAACACGGATGCCTATGTCAGTTCGAACCTATACATCATTGCTGGAGATTTCCGCAACAATGCTGCCGGGGGCATCTTAGGTGCGGTCTATCTGGCCAAGATATTGCATCCTGACCTGTTCTCTGACCTGGACCCAGAATCGATACATCAAGAGTACGTAACGTCATGGATGGGGCTTTCTTACGACCTAAGTACACATGGGGTGTTCATCTACCCAGCTACGGATTAA